The following coding sequences lie in one Mesorhizobium sp. NZP2298 genomic window:
- a CDS encoding polysaccharide biosynthesis/export family protein produces the protein MFEAFSSGRFSGRSRLVASCLAASLAFLPRIAAAEEYHLGSQDKLTIRIAEWQTVEGTFRDWSAVNGEYTVGPGGTLSVPFVGELPAAGKTTAEVAAAIGEALQHKLALSDKPEASVEMAQFRPFYISGEVQNPGQFPYVPDLTVLKALSVAGGIRRNTDYGPQLGKDLVTAKGNFDISDDQRVRLLVRRARIDADLAGKTSFEAPKEVEGDPRLPTIVNDEMTILTADQKALKLKLEALDDLKGVLQAEIESLQKKIANQQKQVDLAQQQLASIGPLAQKGLVANARLLDSQQSVTDLQGKILDYETAILTAKQAISKATQDAIDAQNTLSSSLAADRQQTEADLNEAALKVNMQRGLIAQASDPATTATITNDQQPTLLYSLVRNVDGKTSEIAAKEDTLVLPGDVIKVKLAPLASQ, from the coding sequence ATGTTCGAAGCCTTTAGCAGCGGCCGCTTTTCCGGCCGCTCTCGGCTCGTGGCCAGCTGCCTTGCGGCGTCGCTCGCTTTTCTTCCCCGGATCGCCGCGGCCGAGGAATACCATCTCGGCTCGCAGGACAAGCTCACCATCCGCATCGCCGAATGGCAGACCGTGGAAGGCACGTTCCGCGACTGGTCGGCGGTGAACGGCGAATACACGGTCGGCCCGGGCGGAACGCTGTCGGTGCCTTTTGTCGGCGAGTTGCCGGCGGCCGGCAAGACCACGGCGGAAGTCGCTGCGGCAATCGGCGAGGCGCTGCAGCACAAGCTCGCCCTGTCGGACAAGCCCGAAGCCTCGGTCGAAATGGCGCAATTCCGGCCATTCTACATTTCGGGTGAAGTGCAGAATCCCGGCCAATTCCCCTATGTGCCCGATCTGACGGTGCTGAAAGCGCTTAGCGTCGCCGGCGGCATCAGGCGCAATACCGACTACGGTCCCCAGCTCGGCAAGGACCTGGTCACCGCCAAGGGCAATTTCGATATTTCCGACGACCAGCGCGTGCGGCTGCTCGTCAGGCGCGCCCGCATCGATGCCGATCTGGCCGGCAAGACGAGCTTCGAAGCGCCGAAGGAGGTCGAGGGCGACCCAAGGCTGCCGACCATCGTCAATGACGAGATGACGATCCTGACCGCCGACCAGAAGGCGCTGAAGCTGAAGCTTGAGGCGCTCGACGATCTCAAGGGTGTCCTGCAGGCCGAAATCGAATCGCTCCAGAAGAAGATCGCCAACCAGCAGAAGCAGGTCGACCTGGCGCAGCAGCAGCTCGCCAGCATCGGTCCGCTGGCGCAGAAGGGCCTGGTCGCCAATGCGCGGCTTCTGGATTCGCAGCAGTCCGTTACCGACCTGCAGGGCAAGATCCTCGACTACGAGACGGCCATCCTTACCGCCAAGCAGGCGATCAGCAAGGCGACGCAGGACGCCATCGATGCCCAGAACACGTTGAGCTCGAGCCTCGCCGCCGACCGGCAGCAGACCGAAGCCGACCTGAACGAGGCCGCGTTGAAGGTGAATATGCAGAGAGGCCTGATAGCCCAGGCCAGCGATCCCGCGACGACGGCCACCATCACCAACGACCAGCAGCCTACCCTGCTCTATTCGCTGGTGCGCAATGTCGACGGCAAGACCAGCGAAATCGCCGCCAAGGAAGACACGCTGGTGCTGCCCGGCGATGTGATCAAGGTCAAGCTGGCGCCGCTGGCCAGCCAGTAA
- a CDS encoding exopolysaccharide production repressor exox: MSLPKFIVGMLFALAIVVAWSWLGGASLGTTLLRLIICAAVIQAGYFILVYAMIARSAPTPADRLREAERKLSSPDAPEGEKLGSARRSLH; this comes from the coding sequence ATGTCGCTTCCAAAATTCATCGTTGGGATGCTTTTCGCTCTTGCGATCGTCGTCGCCTGGTCCTGGCTTGGCGGCGCCTCGCTGGGCACGACGCTGCTGCGCCTCATCATCTGCGCGGCGGTTATCCAGGCCGGCTATTTCATCCTCGTCTATGCCATGATCGCCAGGAGCGCGCCGACGCCTGCGGACAGGCTACGCGAAGCCGAAAGAAAGCTGAGCTCGCCCGACGCGCCCGAAGGCGAGAAGCTGGGCAGCGCCCGGCGCAGCCTGCATTAG
- a CDS encoding SDR family NAD(P)-dependent oxidoreductase, with amino-acid sequence MTDLSGRGAIVTGGFSGMGFAIATALAQAGANVAVGSYIAPADTDRSDAAYYPGADEIERVRSALSAHGTRVRAAHLDVRDSEITNRFVAEAEAAIGPADILVNAAGTTTEQPVCGHSDALWDKIVDTNLTGAFRATRAVLPGMIERGWGRIVNIGSTAASVGWKDNPAYCASKAGLLGLTRCVALEGAAHGVTCVMISPTWVETELMRRNVAQVVEREGKGRRAEEAMAEIARGNPQQRMLQPQEIAALAVFLCSDLARGITMENIQVTGGALW; translated from the coding sequence ATGACAGACCTTTCCGGCCGCGGCGCGATCGTCACCGGCGGGTTTTCGGGCATGGGTTTCGCCATTGCGACGGCCTTGGCGCAAGCCGGCGCCAATGTTGCCGTCGGCTCCTATATCGCGCCTGCGGACACCGACAGATCCGATGCCGCCTATTATCCGGGCGCCGACGAAATTGAGCGCGTGCGATCGGCCCTGTCAGCCCATGGCACCAGGGTTCGGGCCGCTCATCTCGATGTCCGCGACAGTGAGATCACCAACCGTTTCGTGGCCGAAGCCGAAGCCGCCATCGGCCCTGCCGACATACTGGTCAACGCCGCCGGCACCACCACCGAGCAGCCGGTCTGCGGCCATTCCGATGCGCTGTGGGACAAGATCGTCGACACCAACCTGACCGGCGCCTTCCGCGCTACCCGCGCCGTGCTTCCCGGCATGATCGAGCGCGGCTGGGGGCGCATCGTCAACATCGGCTCGACCGCCGCTTCCGTCGGCTGGAAGGATAACCCCGCCTATTGCGCTTCCAAGGCCGGACTTCTCGGCCTCACCCGCTGCGTGGCCCTGGAAGGGGCCGCGCACGGCGTCACCTGCGTTATGATCAGCCCGACATGGGTCGAGACCGAACTGATGCGACGCAATGTGGCGCAAGTCGTCGAGCGCGAGGGCAAGGGGCGGAGGGCCGAAGAAGCAATGGCCGAGATTGCTAGGGGCAACCCGCAGCAGCGCATGCTGCAGCCGCAGGAGATAGCCGCTCTGGCGGTATTCCTGTGCTCGGATCTCGCCAGAGGCATCACCATGGAAAACATACAGGTCACCGGCGGAGCCCTGTGGTAG
- a CDS encoding sugar transferase, which produces MRDIAKSATAGFSQADTDFPPPIGGLIKRCFDIAGSLVGLIALSPLFVMIALLVKFSDGGSIFYGHRRIGRGGRIFPCLKFRTMVPDGDKVLTAYLATNPDANAEWIATRKLKNDPRVTRVGAVLRKLSLDELPQIINILQGDMSLVGPRPVVRDELEIYGSAAVYYLKSRPGLTGLWQVSGRNDVSYDSRVAFDRHYVENWSLFGDVRIIIKTVPAVWMSRGSY; this is translated from the coding sequence ATGAGGGATATTGCCAAGTCGGCCACGGCGGGCTTTTCGCAGGCTGACACCGATTTTCCGCCGCCGATCGGCGGCCTCATCAAGCGCTGCTTCGATATCGCCGGTTCGCTGGTCGGTCTGATCGCTCTCAGCCCGCTGTTCGTGATGATTGCCCTGCTCGTCAAGTTTTCCGACGGTGGATCGATTTTCTATGGCCACCGTCGAATCGGGCGCGGCGGACGGATTTTTCCGTGCCTGAAATTCCGCACCATGGTCCCGGACGGCGACAAGGTGCTGACCGCGTATCTTGCCACCAATCCGGATGCCAATGCGGAGTGGATAGCGACCCGCAAGCTGAAGAACGACCCGCGTGTCACCCGCGTCGGAGCGGTGTTGCGGAAGCTCAGCCTTGATGAACTGCCGCAGATCATCAACATCCTGCAGGGCGACATGAGTCTTGTAGGGCCTCGCCCCGTGGTTCGTGACGAGTTGGAAATCTACGGCAGTGCCGCGGTGTACTATCTGAAATCCCGGCCCGGCCTGACCGGCCTGTGGCAGGTCAGCGGCCGCAACGACGTCTCGTACGACAGCCGAGTCGCCTTCGACCGCCACTATGTCGAGAACTGGTCGCTGTTCGGCGACGTGCGCATCATCATCAAGACCGTGCCGGCCGTCTGGATGTCACGCGGCTCTTACTGA
- a CDS encoding ABC transporter ATP-binding protein produces MSKFSILRLSLFHDVAAFGAVIAQIGGRRTWTALLFLILGSLTEGISILLLVPLLHLVGRADQDFAVRLPNNDFVRWLVPDGTLQLTTVLCALVGLVAVQAAFNRFKSVYMARLLFDFINRLRMNLFESIGKARWGVFSRMRSSDLDHALTGDIDRVQGAAFSLLMLVQIAVLLVGYLVISMFISPVMTAFAIVIGIVMFIALQPFRSRATAFGRVLTSNRQDQYRTVSEFLGGIKVAKSLNVEASYFAQLQATLERMKADNIDYVRNSSIGTAVFQVTSVVGLSLFIYVALVRFNLSLAEIVVLLLVFMRIAPRFMDMQTQAQQVLINLPAYMAMRSLQARFDAEREPGHAEFDDAEKLSLDTGLNIRGVSFGYDEGAGKAVVSDITFGLPAGKVTALIGPSGSGKSTIADMLLGLLEPTTGKILVDGVEIDASNRRRWRDQVAYVPQDVFLLHDTIAANLRLAAPQASDDALWTALRAAHASEFVEQLGQRLETVVGDRGARLSGGERQRIALARALLRKPSLLILDEATSALDWQNQALIARSIDGLRGAMTILTIAHRPSMIAFADWVVAMEDGRVVEVGQYQRLKAKPASRLSRMLSGEQSETEPANVA; encoded by the coding sequence ATGTCGAAGTTCTCGATCCTTCGCCTGTCGCTGTTTCATGATGTCGCCGCGTTCGGCGCCGTCATTGCCCAGATCGGCGGGCGACGGACCTGGACGGCGCTGCTGTTCCTCATCCTCGGCAGCCTAACGGAAGGCATCTCGATCCTGCTGCTTGTGCCGCTGCTGCACCTGGTCGGGCGCGCCGACCAGGATTTCGCGGTGCGGTTGCCGAACAATGATTTCGTGCGCTGGCTGGTTCCGGACGGAACGCTGCAACTGACGACGGTGCTGTGCGCGCTGGTCGGGCTCGTTGCCGTGCAGGCAGCATTCAACCGCTTCAAGTCGGTCTACATGGCCAGGCTTCTGTTTGATTTCATCAACCGCTTGCGCATGAACCTGTTCGAGAGCATCGGCAAGGCGCGATGGGGGGTATTCTCGCGCATGCGCAGCTCAGACCTCGACCATGCCCTGACCGGCGACATCGATCGCGTCCAGGGCGCCGCCTTCTCGCTGCTGATGCTGGTGCAGATCGCGGTGCTTTTGGTGGGCTATCTCGTGATCTCCATGTTCATCTCGCCGGTCATGACGGCGTTTGCGATCGTCATCGGCATCGTGATGTTCATAGCGCTGCAGCCGTTTCGCTCGCGCGCCACAGCCTTCGGGCGTGTCCTGACCAGCAACCGCCAGGATCAATACCGGACAGTCTCGGAATTCCTCGGCGGCATCAAGGTGGCCAAGAGCCTGAATGTCGAGGCCAGTTATTTCGCGCAGTTGCAGGCAACCCTGGAAAGGATGAAGGCCGACAACATCGACTATGTGCGCAACAGCTCGATCGGTACCGCCGTATTCCAGGTGACGAGTGTCGTGGGCCTCAGCCTGTTCATCTACGTGGCGCTGGTCCGCTTCAACTTGTCGCTGGCCGAGATTGTCGTGCTGCTCCTGGTTTTCATGCGTATCGCGCCGCGCTTCATGGACATGCAGACGCAGGCCCAGCAGGTGCTGATCAACCTGCCCGCCTATATGGCCATGCGCAGCCTGCAGGCACGCTTCGATGCCGAGCGCGAGCCGGGCCATGCCGAATTCGACGATGCCGAAAAGCTGTCGCTCGATACCGGGCTGAACATTCGCGGCGTCTCCTTCGGCTACGACGAAGGCGCCGGCAAGGCGGTGGTGAGCGACATCACCTTCGGGCTTCCGGCTGGCAAGGTCACCGCCCTGATCGGGCCTTCGGGGTCAGGCAAGAGCACGATCGCCGACATGCTGCTTGGCCTGCTCGAGCCGACCACCGGCAAGATCCTGGTCGACGGTGTCGAGATCGACGCCAGCAATCGCCGTCGCTGGCGCGATCAGGTGGCCTATGTGCCCCAGGACGTGTTCCTGCTGCATGACACGATCGCGGCGAACCTGCGGCTTGCAGCGCCACAGGCCAGCGACGACGCGCTATGGACCGCGCTGCGCGCCGCACATGCTAGCGAATTCGTCGAGCAGCTCGGCCAGCGGCTCGAGACCGTGGTCGGCGACCGTGGCGCGCGCCTCTCAGGTGGCGAGCGCCAGCGCATTGCACTGGCGCGCGCGCTGCTGCGCAAGCCGTCGCTGCTCATCCTCGACGAGGCGACCAGCGCGCTCGATTGGCAGAACCAGGCACTGATCGCCAGGTCGATCGATGGATTGCGCGGCGCAATGACCATCCTGACCATAGCGCACCGGCCTTCGATGATCGCCTTCGCCGACTGGGTGGTGGCGATGGAAGACGGCCGTGTGGTGGAGGTCGGACAGTATCAGCGGCTGAAGGCGAAGCCGGCGAGCCGGCTATCCAGGATGCTGTCGGGAGAACAGTCGGAAACCGAACCCGCCAATGTGGCCTGA
- a CDS encoding O-antigen ligase family protein translates to MKIPKSLLVDPEKNSVYGAFAVAVSIWAFSYSVIFGQVLVLAYYAVWLPLILVDYRRFLRQLSSAWLPLLFAAYVCFSVFWSQAPGITARTAIQYLSHIACAYVAARTVSVRTLTLGALIGIFFVLLYSLKVGGYSEDVLDGTYNFVGAFASKNQIGFVGSLGIYFSVVFLAFLRRGRQSFILTVPVVLLSAYVLVVSHSATSMASIPAVLALIALLAMTKLLSRRYRRVIFLVGAGLIVVVAFVALNLGLMDFVLGLFGKDSTLTGRTYLWEQGWNAAQRSPILGVGYAAYWVQGFAEAERLWNEFYITTRTGFHFHNTYVEALVELGFTGAAMVSLIMLRTLYGHVSTVIFKAWQSESVVLFGVMVLLLIRSFVEVEILNPYIMGSFLMYFSYFKLARLPVTRTRWSPAFEPADAARGEPAWPRHVGRPAADAS, encoded by the coding sequence ATGAAGATTCCAAAGTCCCTGCTGGTCGATCCCGAGAAGAACTCGGTCTATGGCGCGTTTGCCGTTGCCGTCTCGATCTGGGCGTTCTCCTATTCCGTCATTTTCGGCCAGGTGCTGGTCCTTGCCTATTACGCCGTCTGGCTTCCGCTCATTCTGGTCGACTACCGGCGCTTCCTGCGGCAGCTGTCCAGCGCCTGGCTGCCGCTGCTGTTCGCGGCCTATGTCTGCTTCTCCGTCTTCTGGTCGCAGGCACCCGGCATCACCGCCAGGACGGCGATCCAGTACCTTTCCCACATCGCCTGTGCCTATGTCGCTGCGCGCACCGTCAGCGTGCGGACCCTGACGCTGGGCGCGCTGATCGGGATATTCTTCGTCCTCCTCTATTCGCTCAAGGTCGGCGGCTATTCCGAGGACGTGCTTGATGGCACCTACAATTTTGTCGGCGCTTTTGCCTCCAAGAACCAGATCGGCTTTGTCGGCTCCCTTGGCATCTATTTCTCCGTGGTATTCCTTGCTTTCCTGCGGCGTGGCCGGCAGAGCTTCATCCTGACCGTGCCCGTCGTGCTGTTGTCGGCCTATGTGCTGGTTGTCTCGCATTCCGCCACCTCGATGGCCTCGATACCGGCGGTCCTGGCGCTGATCGCGCTTCTTGCCATGACCAAGCTTTTGTCACGGCGCTATCGCCGGGTGATCTTCCTGGTCGGCGCCGGCCTGATCGTCGTGGTGGCCTTCGTTGCACTCAATCTCGGGCTCATGGACTTCGTGCTTGGCCTTTTCGGCAAGGATTCGACCCTCACCGGGCGGACCTATCTGTGGGAGCAGGGCTGGAACGCCGCGCAGCGCTCGCCGATCCTCGGCGTCGGTTATGCCGCCTATTGGGTGCAGGGTTTTGCCGAGGCCGAGCGGCTGTGGAACGAATTCTACATCACCACCCGCACCGGCTTCCATTTCCACAACACCTATGTCGAGGCGCTTGTCGAGCTCGGCTTCACCGGAGCGGCGATGGTATCGCTGATCATGCTGCGCACGCTTTACGGCCATGTCTCGACGGTGATCTTCAAGGCATGGCAGTCGGAATCGGTGGTTCTCTTCGGCGTGATGGTGCTGCTGCTTATCCGCTCCTTCGTCGAGGTCGAGATCCTCAATCCCTACATCATGGGCTCCTTCCTGATGTATTTCAGCTACTTCAAGCTGGCCCGGCTGCCTGTCACCCGCACGCGGTGGTCGCCGGCTTTCGAGCCGGCGGATGCGGCACGGGGCGAGCCAGCCTGGCCCCGCCATGTCGGTCGTCCGGCCGCCGACGCATCGTGA